Within Paenibacillus albicereus, the genomic segment GCCAAGACTGGAATCAACTGGTTGCGATAAAGCAAGAAAAAGTAAGATGCCACCAAGAGAATATTTACACAGAAATATGCGACCAAAGCGAGGACAAAAGCATACATTTCGCCGACGATAAAAGATCCCGTGGTCCCGCCCATCCATTGAAAAGCCAAATGAGCGCCTATAATCATCGCGGAGTATGTAATAAAATTATAATAATGCTTCCACCATGCCACAGTTTTGCGATTAATAACAATTATGATTGCACTTACGAGTAATACCATTAAGGAAAATTTCACGCCATAAATAAACAGGGAGGAAAGAAAGATCGTCGAATCCATGGATTGATGATTACCTTCTGGAGGCAGCTTGTACATAAAGTATTCGAGTACTATAGCCCCTGCTACCATTGCATAGAAGATGACCCAGTCCTTACGATCCAGCGAAAATCCATCAGGCCAAAAGAACGACAAGAACAGCAATGTGCCCATGAGGCAAATCGCCACGACTAGCCACTCTTTTGGTTTTAGGAGTCCAATTAACCGTTGTTGACCGCCCATGTCGTTACTCCCCCAAAAAGATATAAAAAAGGAATCAGAAGAGTTGTTCTTCCGACTCCTAATTGTTCGGTTTGTATTAACCTACTCTAAAGCCCGAAGTCAGAGCTACGGCTACGGATGCGAGAATGGAAATATTGAAGAAAATAACTTTCAGATTCGCTTTCTTCATAGTTTGCCCACCCCCTTTCCTAGAGTATAAAATTGATTAAGAAGACTCTTGGGACAAGGCGACAAAATTCTTTGATTTCTTTCCCATCAACTGGCAGAGAAAGAAGAACGCCCCGACATTGATTACCACGTCTCCGATGCTGATTGCCTGCGTCCGAGGATAGGGCGGCGACAGCGGAATGATATCGCCTAGAAAGTATAGCCGGGTAGACTCGTCCATCAGGAAATGCTTGCTTACGGCGTCGCCACTTTTAAGCATTTCCAGATAGATCGGGTCCAGCACGGATGCCGCTTCGATAGAGACCGGCATTCGGCCTCCGTTCACCAGCATGACGAGAAAATTCAAAAGCACGCCGGCAAAGATGATTCCGAGTCCTTTTTGATGCCGGTTGATCCAGAGCAGAGAAAGCCCGACCGCATAAATGATCATATAAAAGTATCCATTGAACTGAGCGAAGAATGGAAGGTCTTCCTGCAGGAAGAAAAGCAGGAACTGGACGATGAGCAGGACCGGGAAAACCCATCCTCCCTTGATGCGAAGGTTGCCGATCGCAATCAGTCCATTCTTCCACCCTGCGCGGATGAATCCGACGATCAGTCCTAGAAGGATCCCATCATATACCATTCGCCTTGCTCCCTCTCGACGGCATTATCATTATTCCAGTAAAAATCTACAATTACCAACATTTGCACACGGTCATTATAAGACGGGCTCATGAACCTAGTCAATATGATCTAAGTAGCATATCCTAGGAAGAGTTGCACAATGGTCCTATTGACTTCAGCGTAAAAAGCCGCCTTTTTGTCGAAAAAAGCGGCTGATTTATGATCGGAAAGACCCAAAGTCATGTGATTAAGCGCATGGCACATTAAAAATGCCTAAGCGATTAAATCCATTTCCTAACAGATGAAAAAGGTCGAATCATCCCTTAACGGCGCCGGCGGTCATGCCTTTCATGATCTGTTCCTGGAAGATGAGATAGGCGATGATCGTCGGCAGCACGGCGATGGCCATCGCGCCCATCGTCAGGCTGTAGTCCGTGCCGAAGCCGTCGGAGAACAGCGACAGGCTGAGCGGGAGCGTCTTGAGCGCTTGCGAGTTGATGAACACGAGCGCGAACGCGAAGTCGTTCCAGAACCGCAGGAAGGCGAGGATGGCGACGGTCGCCAGCGCCGGCTTGCACAGCGGCAGGATCATGCGGAAGAAGACGCCCCACCAGCCGTTGCCGTCGATCAGCGCCGCCTCCTCGATCTCCCGCGGGATGGACGACAGATAGGCGATGACGACGAAGATCGCGATCGGCAGCTCGAAGGCGGTATACGGCAGGATGAGCGCGGCGTACGTGTCGAGCATCCCGATCTTGTTCATGAAGATGAACAGCGGCACGAGCGTGCTGTGGATCGGCACGAGCATGCCGATGACGAACAGCCCCAGCGCCAGCTTGTGCAGGCGGAACTGGAAGCGCGAGAGCACGTAGGCGGCCAGCGTCCCGAGCAGCAGCGTCAGGGCGACCGAAATCGAAGTGACAATGGCGGAGTTGAGCATGGCTCTCCCCATGTTGCCGAGGTCCCAGGCGCGGGTGATGTTGGTGAAGATCCACTCGCTCGGCAGCGAGTACGGACGGGCGAAGAAGTCCTCATTTGTCTTCATGGCGCTGATGAACAGCCAGTACAGCGGATACAGCGTGCCTGCCGCGTAGAGCAGCAGCACCAGCTTGAGCGCTCCGCCGCCGATGAGGCGGCGCAGCCGGCTCCGCTGGCCGCCGGCGATGTCGGCGTGCGGCGCGGTGGTCGTTTTCACAGTCGGCACTCCCCTCTCGTCAGCTCGATTTGCGGCGGGTGACCGCCATGTTCAGTCCGATCAGCAGCAGGCTGATGAGCAGGATCATCGTGGAGACGGCCGATCCATAGCCGTAGCGGTAGACGGCGAACGTGCTGTTGTACATATAGGTGGCGAGCAGCTCGGTCGACTTGGCCGGTCCGCCGCCGGTCATGACGATGACGTGGTCGAATGCCTTGAGGCTGCCCGCGATGCACAGCACGATCGTGACGACGACGGTGCCCCAGATCATCGGCAGCGTGACGCTGACGAGCTTGCGCCAGCCGGTCGCCCCGTCGATGGCCGAGGCGTCGTGGATCTCCGAGGAGATGTTCTGCAGCGCGGCGATGAAGATGATGAGGTACGGCCCGATGTTGCTCCAGTTGATCGGGATCGATACGGCGTACATGTTGAGCTTCGGATTGGACAGCCACGCCTGCGTCCAGCTCTCGAGGCCGAGCAAGGTGAGCGCCTGGTTCAGCAGGCCGAACTGATAGTTGTAGATATAGCCCCAGATCATGCCGATGACGACGGTGGACAGCACCATCGGCATGAACAGCGCGGAGCGGATCAGCCGGTTGAACCAGGTGTTCGCCGTCAGGAGCAGCGCCCCGGCCAGCGCGATCGGGATCTGCCCGACGATGGCGGAAACGACGAGGATCAGGTTGTTGCGCAGAGCCCGCCAGAAGACGGGGTCCTGCAGCATCTCCCGGTAGTTGCCGAGGCCGATGAACTTGGCGTCGCCCATGCCTTTCCACTGGAAGAAGCCGTAGTAGATCGACCAGAGGATCGGCAGGACCGCGAATAGGACGAAGATCAGCAAAGCGGGCAGCAGGGCGATCAGGATGAAGCGGTTGCTGCGAAGCGATGAGGGCATGGCGGATTCGCCTCCTTAGGAGAAGGAGACCCTCCCCGCGAAGCGCGGAGCGGATCTCCCGGATGTGGCAGAGGGACGGACGTTGGTCTTGCGCTTACGGGTTGAGCGAGCGGGCTTGCGCGTCCTGCAGGTTTTTGGCGACTGCGTCCGGGGCTGCGCCCATCATGATTTCCTGCAGGCCGTTGTTGATCGCCTCGCCGGCTTCGGCGGACAGGTACGCGTCATAGACCGGCGTGATGCCGACCGTCTTGACGAGCTCGAACGCCTTGTAATAGAGGGAAGTGACCTTCGCTTGATCGACGTCGGTCTTGTACATGACCATCGAGTTGCTCTCGGCGATCGCCTTCTGCGCGTCCGGACCGCTGATCGCGTAGATCAGATCGAATGCCGCCTGCTTGCGGTCGCCCTCGACCTTCTTGCTGAGCGCGAAGCCTGCGCCCGGGCCGCCGGAAATGGTGTTCGGATCGCCTTTGCCGTTCGGGATAGCCGGCAGCACGGTCACTTCGATCTTCTTGAGCGTGTCCTCCGGGGTCGTAGCCAGGTTCGTCAGCGTCCATGCGCCGCTGACCATCATCGCGGCCTTGCCTTGAACGAACACCTGCTCCGCTTGCGTGTTGTCGATCGTGTTGGCGCCTTTGTCGAACGCCTCCGCGTCGACGAGCTGCTTGAAGTAGCCGAGCGCTTCGACGAACGGCGCATCGGTGAAGGCCGCTCCGTCCTGGGCGACGGCTTTCTTGAACCAGTCGGTGCCGGTGACGCGGTCCGCGAGCGAGCCGAGAATCGTCGACTGCGCGACCCAAGGCGCCTTGTTGCCGAGCGCGATCGGCGTGATGCCGGCTTTGTTGAACGTCTCGACGGCCGCCATCAGCTCGTCCCAGGTTTTCGGAACGGAGACGTTATGCTGCTGGAACAGCTCCGTGTTGTAATACAGGAAGGATGTGGCCGACATCGCGAGCGGCGCCGTGTAGGTCGCGCCTTCGAACGTGGAGCCGTCGAACGCTCCCGGAAGGAAGCTTCCCTTCCACTCCGGCTGGGCGTCCAGCAGCTCTTGAACCGGCTGCACGAGGCCCGATTCCTGGAAGCCCTTGATATGGCTGCCCGCGTAGGAAAGGAATACGTCCGGCATCTCGTCGGCTGCAGCGACGGTGCTCAGCCGCTGGCGATAGCCGTCGACCGGAATGGCCTGGGCATCCAGCTCGATCTCCGGATGAGCCGCGGCGAATTCGTCGATCTTGGCGCGAACCGTCTTGGCGCGGGCGTCGTCGCCGGCGAAGTTGTGCCACAGCGTCAGCTTGACTTTGCCTCCGCCGCCGGATCCGGAATCGTTCGTGGAAGCGCCGCCATTTTCTTCCGCTCCGTTGCCGCACGCGCTCAGCAGCGCCATCGCCATTACGGAAGCCAGTGCCGTCTTGCCGAATCTGTTCTTGTACATGCTCGCATCCCCCTGTCCTGAATTGCTTTCAGTATAATAAAACCCCCGCTCCCGCCGCAGGGGAGATCCTTCGGGAGGAGGGGGGTCATCGTTCGTGAAGCTGGCGGTATTCGGTCGGCGTCAGCCCCGTGTCCGCCTTGAACAGCTTGTTGAAATACTTCGCGTCCTCGTAGCCGACCTCCGAGGCGATGCTCGCGACCTTGGCCGGCGTCTGCAGCAGCAGCTCCCTGGCCCGCTCGAGCCGCTCGCGCGTGACGAACTCGAGGTACGTCTGCCCGGTCTCGCGCTTGAACAGCTCGCTCAGGTAGGTCGGGTTCATCGGCAGGCTGCGGGCGACCTGCTGCAAGGTCAGGCTCTCGCCGAGATGGGCGCGAATGTACTCCGCCGCCTGGCGGACGGCGGAGTGGCCTCCGCGCCCCTGCTCCGCCCAGCGGCGCGAGAGCAGGCGCAGCTCGGCAATCAGCGCCTCGCGCGGGCGCTCCTCGAGCTCCGCGGGCGACGCGCCTTCCGGCATCGGCGGCAGCTCCCGCCCGATGGACGCGGCCGAGCGCTCGAGCGAGCGCCGAGCGGCCGCGAGCAGCGAGTACAGCCACGCGGTCATCGTGGCCGGAGTCGCTTGCGCGTCGCCCTGCGCCAGCTCCAGCAGCGCGTCGGCGCCGCGCTCCAGCTCGTCTTCGCCGCCCGCCTGCAGCAGCCGGATCAGGCCGCGCTCCTCCTCCGGCGTGCAGACGGGGCGCATGCCGGTCCGTCCGGCGACGTCATCGTGGCAGACGAGACCCGAGCGCGCCGCCAGATGGCGGAAGGCGAACGCATGGAACGCGGTCTGCCGCGCCCGGCCGAGGCCGCTCCAATCCGCGGCCGCCTCGCCGCAGGCGGCGAACGCCGGCCGGCCGCGCTCGGCCAGGCGGCGCAGCCCCGCCCGCAGCAGCGGCTGCAGCTGCTGCGGCGTCTCGACGGCGGCCGCCGCCAGCCAGCCGGCGCGCGCGTCCGGCACGACGGGGCAGCCGAGCGAGGCCGCGAGCGCGACGGCGTCGGCCGGCTCTTCCGCCGGCGAAGGCGTCCGCTCGCCCGCCGCTGCGGCACGGGCGGCGGCTACGGCGCGCGCCACCGACGCCTCGACGCGGCCGGGCGCGAGCGCGCCGTCCGCGCTCGGCGCGGGCAGCTCGGCCGCCGCCAGCCGCCATAGCTGCAGCTGCCGGCCGCGTCCGACTCCGGAGAGCTGCGGATAGGCCGCGATCGCCCGGCGCAGCAGCTCCTCGTCCGGCTCGCCGCTGCCGAGCATCAGCCGCGAAAGCAGCTGCTCGCGGTAAGCCGCCGACTCCCGCGCGCTCGTCTGCGCGCGCCGCTTGCGCTCCTGCCAGCGCAGCCGGGCGCGATCGGCTGCTTCGAGGATTTCGCCGGGGCGGCTCGTCTTGAGCAGATACTCGCTGACGCCCTCCCGCACCGCCTGCTGCGCGTACGCGAACTCGTCGTAGCCGGACAGCACGATGATGTCGAGCTCCGGATAGTCGCGCAGCGCCTGGGCCGCGAGCTCCAGCCCTGACGCCCCCGTCATGCAGATGTCCGTCAGGATGAGGTCGGGCCGCTCCAGCGGCAGGCGCAGCAGCGCCTCCTCCGCGGACGCCGCCGGCTCCAGCAGCTCGAAGCCGCGCTCCTTCCAGGGCAGCACGGTGCTGAGGCCCGTACGGATGATGACTTCGTCGTCGACGATCAGTACCTTCATGCTTCTCCCTCCTTGCTTGGCTCCGGCAGCCGGAAGCTGACGGTCGTCCCGATGCCCGGCGCGCTGTCCAGATGCAGCCCCGCCTCCGGCCCGTAGTGCAGCAACAGCCGGTTGTGCACGTTGCGCAGCCCGTAGCTGCCGTAGTCGCCTCCGGTGTCGGCGTCGAGTCCCGGCAGCATGCGCCTGCCGAGCAGCGTGCGGAGCGCGTCCAGCTTGGCCTCCGGAATGCCGACGCCGTTGTCGCGCACGATGAAGCGGATCGCGCCTTCGTCCGGCTCGGCCTCGACCTCGATGCGGCCCAGCTCCGGCCGCTTGAGGATGCCGTGCAGCAGCGCGTTCTCGATGAGCGGCTGCAGCAGCAGCTTGAGCATCGGCCGCTCCAGCAGCTCCTCGGACACGGAGGCGGCGAGCTCGAAGCGGTCCGGATAGCGGATCGACTGCACTTTGACATAGCTGTCCACATGGCTGAATTCCTGCGCCACCGTGCAGTACTCGCGCCCCTTGTTGAGGCTGAACCGCAGGAAGTCGCTGAGCGCGCCGACCATCTCGGCCGTACGCCCGTCCTGGTTCATGAGCGCCATCCATTGCACGGACGACAGCGTATTATAGAGGAAATGCGGGTTGATCTGCGCCTGCAGCGCCAGCAGGTCCGCCTCCTTCTTGAGCGATTCGCTGCGCTTGACCTCCTCCGTCAGGTTGGCGATCTTGGCGCTGAGCCGGTTGTAGCTGATGACGAGCTGTCCGACCTCGTCGATCGTCGTCACCGGCAGCACCGGCAGCGGCTCGTCGGGATGGGCGTGCCGGAGCTGGCGCGTGAGCGAGCTGAGCGGCCCCGTCACCTTGCGCACGATGAAGCCGACGACGACGATGACGAACAGCAGCGCGATGCAGACGGCGATCGCCGCCAGCGTCAGGAAGTAGCGGTTTTGCGAACGGTACTCCTCGAACGGAATGACGCCGGCGAGCTTCCAGTCCGCGCTGTTGAGGGAACGATAGAGAATCGTCGAGCGGCCGTCTCCTTCGCCGTACGTCAGCGAGCCCCCGTCCCCCGCCATCGCCGGCAAGCCGGGCAGATAGTCGGTGATCGGGCGGTTGAGCTCCCACTGCGGAGGACCGGCCATGATCCGGTTGTCGGCGTCCAGCAGCACGACCGAGCCGGAGCCTTGCAGCTCCGACTGCCGCAGCTGGCGGGCGATGATCGACTGGTCGAGGCTGATGCGGAGGATGCCGATCGGCTTGTCGAATTTTTTCGTGCTGCGGATCGGGCGCGAGAGCGTGAGCACCTGATGGCTTTCGAGGGAGCTGTCCTGACGGTAGACGGTCGACCAGAACTTGCGGGCGGGATCGTAGTGCTCCGGGTCCTCGGCCCGCAGCACGTCCAGCCCCGAGCTGACGACGGAACGGATGCTGTAGGCGGCGCGGCCGTCGTTGCTTTCAATGACGATGTTGCTGATGTACGGCTTGGAAAAAGCCAGGTCGGTCAGGAAGCTGATGATCGAGGTCTGCTTGCGGAGGTCGGACTGCCGGGCCTGCAGGTCCTGCTGCACGTTCTCGTTGCCGATCAAAAACAAGGACATGTTCTCCACGTCGCGGACCATGTTGTCGAGGTAAGCCTGGAGCAGATCCAGCGTCTTCATGCCCTCGGTCTTGGCCTTCTCTTCCGATAGGCCTTCCGCGATGGAATAGGAAAGAAGCCCGAGCGAAAAAAGGGGGACGAGCACCGCCAAAATCGTAAGGAGCGACAGCTTATGCTTGAGCGAGCGACCGAGCCAATTTTCCATCGGGATGCCTCCTGCTGAAAACCTAAGATGCGGATAAGCTTCATGGCATGTTTTCTATCATGATAGTGAAGGTTGCGGATAGAATCCAGTCTTTTTTTGAGCGGGATCGGTTGCTCCGAATGATGATTTCCTTCATTTTCATCGAATTCCAGGTTGAAGAAATGAAGATGCCGATCGTTCTTTTTTCCTATGATAGCGCATTCAAGTTGAAAGGGGAAGCGGCTGGCCGGGCGTCGGATCCCCTCTTAGCATCGGGTACGGGGGATGGCTTTGGCGGGCGCTGCTTCATCAGGGCGCCGGCCCGGCCGCATCCTCCGCCTCATCCTCCGCCTCATCCTCTCCTCGTCCTCGTCCCACCCTCGCGCTTCTCCACGCTTGCCGCTTGCAAGTTCTGTGATGCGCTCAGGCTGGCTCATGCTGTGCTATGCTCGTGCTCGTGCTCGTGCTCGTGCTCGTGCTCCAAAAAGCTTACGACTCTTCCGAGGGTTAAAAGCCCTATTCTCCCTTTTCTTTCAAGCTAACGACTCCTCACACTCTTACACCTCCAATTCTTGCGATATAGACCCTGTTGCGCCTTCTTTTCGCTTCTAAGCCTCTCCCGAGTCGTTACATTTTCGGGTAAGCTGATTTTCCACCTGCAGCAGTTTGATTCGTCGTTAGCTTGCTGTCAGCGGGAAAGGGACGGACGATTGGCATGAAGGCAGTCCGGACCCCTTCAACTAGCGAAGGACCCTCCCTGCGAGGCATGAAGGCGGTCCGGACTCCTTCAACTAGCGATGGACGCCACCCTGCGAGGCATGAAGGCAGTCCGGACCCCTTCAACTAGCGATGGACGCTCCCATGTGAAGCATGAAGGTAGTCCGGACTCGTTCAACTAGCGATGGACGCCACCCTGCGAAGCATGAAGGCAGTCCGGACCCCTTCCGCGCAAGCGCAGCAGCCGGTCGATGAGGCCGCATCCGGCGAACGGCAAAAAGGAGCAAGCTAGGCCTGCTCCTTCGTTCCGGTCGTTGCCACCGCGCAGTGCCGCGGCCATCGGCCGCGCCTCAAGCCTG encodes:
- a CDS encoding DUF5317 domain-containing protein; translation: MVYDGILLGLIVGFIRAGWKNGLIAIGNLRIKGGWVFPVLLIVQFLLFFLQEDLPFFAQFNGYFYMIIYAVGLSLLWINRHQKGLGIIFAGVLLNFLVMLVNGGRMPVSIEAASVLDPIYLEMLKSGDAVSKHFLMDESTRLYFLGDIIPLSPPYPRTQAISIGDVVINVGAFFFLCQLMGKKSKNFVALSQESS
- a CDS encoding helix-turn-helix domain-containing protein, coding for MKVLIVDDEVIIRTGLSTVLPWKERGFELLEPAASAEEALLRLPLERPDLILTDICMTGASGLELAAQALRDYPELDIIVLSGYDEFAYAQQAVREGVSEYLLKTSRPGEILEAADRARLRWQERKRRAQTSARESAAYREQLLSRLMLGSGEPDEELLRRAIAAYPQLSGVGRGRQLQLWRLAAAELPAPSADGALAPGRVEASVARAVAAARAAAAGERTPSPAEEPADAVALAASLGCPVVPDARAGWLAAAAVETPQQLQPLLRAGLRRLAERGRPAFAACGEAAADWSGLGRARQTAFHAFAFRHLAARSGLVCHDDVAGRTGMRPVCTPEEERGLIRLLQAGGEDELERGADALLELAQGDAQATPATMTAWLYSLLAAARRSLERSAASIGRELPPMPEGASPAELEERPREALIAELRLLSRRWAEQGRGGHSAVRQAAEYIRAHLGESLTLQQVARSLPMNPTYLSELFKRETGQTYLEFVTRERLERARELLLQTPAKVASIASEVGYEDAKYFNKLFKADTGLTPTEYRQLHER
- a CDS encoding cache domain-containing sensor histidine kinase yields the protein MENWLGRSLKHKLSLLTILAVLVPLFSLGLLSYSIAEGLSEEKAKTEGMKTLDLLQAYLDNMVRDVENMSLFLIGNENVQQDLQARQSDLRKQTSIISFLTDLAFSKPYISNIVIESNDGRAAYSIRSVVSSGLDVLRAEDPEHYDPARKFWSTVYRQDSSLESHQVLTLSRPIRSTKKFDKPIGILRISLDQSIIARQLRQSELQGSGSVVLLDADNRIMAGPPQWELNRPITDYLPGLPAMAGDGGSLTYGEGDGRSTILYRSLNSADWKLAGVIPFEEYRSQNRYFLTLAAIAVCIALLFVIVVVGFIVRKVTGPLSSLTRQLRHAHPDEPLPVLPVTTIDEVGQLVISYNRLSAKIANLTEEVKRSESLKKEADLLALQAQINPHFLYNTLSSVQWMALMNQDGRTAEMVGALSDFLRFSLNKGREYCTVAQEFSHVDSYVKVQSIRYPDRFELAASVSEELLERPMLKLLLQPLIENALLHGILKRPELGRIEVEAEPDEGAIRFIVRDNGVGIPEAKLDALRTLLGRRMLPGLDADTGGDYGSYGLRNVHNRLLLHYGPEAGLHLDSAPGIGTTVSFRLPEPSKEGEA
- a CDS encoding carbohydrate ABC transporter permease, which gives rise to MRRLIGGGALKLVLLLYAAGTLYPLYWLFISAMKTNEDFFARPYSLPSEWIFTNITRAWDLGNMGRAMLNSAIVTSISVALTLLLGTLAAYVLSRFQFRLHKLALGLFVIGMLVPIHSTLVPLFIFMNKIGMLDTYAALILPYTAFELPIAIFVVIAYLSSIPREIEEAALIDGNGWWGVFFRMILPLCKPALATVAILAFLRFWNDFAFALVFINSQALKTLPLSLSLFSDGFGTDYSLTMGAMAIAVLPTIIAYLIFQEQIMKGMTAGAVKG
- a CDS encoding carbohydrate ABC transporter permease; translated protein: MPSSLRSNRFILIALLPALLIFVLFAVLPILWSIYYGFFQWKGMGDAKFIGLGNYREMLQDPVFWRALRNNLILVVSAIVGQIPIALAGALLLTANTWFNRLIRSALFMPMVLSTVVIGMIWGYIYNYQFGLLNQALTLLGLESWTQAWLSNPKLNMYAVSIPINWSNIGPYLIIFIAALQNISSEIHDASAIDGATGWRKLVSVTLPMIWGTVVVTIVLCIAGSLKAFDHVIVMTGGGPAKSTELLATYMYNSTFAVYRYGYGSAVSTMILLISLLLIGLNMAVTRRKSS
- a CDS encoding extracellular solute-binding protein; protein product: MYKNRFGKTALASVMAMALLSACGNGAEENGGASTNDSGSGGGGKVKLTLWHNFAGDDARAKTVRAKIDEFAAAHPEIELDAQAIPVDGYRQRLSTVAAADEMPDVFLSYAGSHIKGFQESGLVQPVQELLDAQPEWKGSFLPGAFDGSTFEGATYTAPLAMSATSFLYYNTELFQQHNVSVPKTWDELMAAVETFNKAGITPIALGNKAPWVAQSTILGSLADRVTGTDWFKKAVAQDGAAFTDAPFVEALGYFKQLVDAEAFDKGANTIDNTQAEQVFVQGKAAMMVSGAWTLTNLATTPEDTLKKIEVTVLPAIPNGKGDPNTISGGPGAGFALSKKVEGDRKQAAFDLIYAISGPDAQKAIAESNSMVMYKTDVDQAKVTSLYYKAFELVKTVGITPVYDAYLSAEAGEAINNGLQEIMMGAAPDAVAKNLQDAQARSLNP